The Cyprinus carpio isolate SPL01 chromosome A9, ASM1834038v1, whole genome shotgun sequence genome window below encodes:
- the LOC109080404 gene encoding zinc finger CCCH domain-containing protein 15: MPPKKPAPAGGNKKTQEKKKEKIIEDKTFGLKNKKGAKQQKFIKAVTQQVKYGQQNPRQVAAAEAEKNKKKDDKKKELNELNELFKPVVAAQKVSKGVDPKSVLCAFFKQGQCTKGDKCKFSHDLTLERKCEKRSLYVDGRDEDLEKDTMDTWDEKKLEEVVNKKHGEAEKKKAKTQIVCKYFLDAIENNKYGWFWVCPGGGDNCMYRHALPVGFVLKKDKKKEEKNEEEISLEDLIETERCALGANVTRITLETFLAWKKRKKQEKLAKAEQDMERKKADFKAGRAYGVSGREVFEFRPELVDDDDEEADDTKYSEDDDTEVSNGMEDTEEVQDIDIARFIPKEVDYAGITVASADRFTAKAPTTNDTDDNKLSEASGGAVENGELDQDQTLEDGETNEEESEAVPVDENLFTGEDLDELEEELNTLDLDE, from the exons ATGCCTCCGAAAAAGCCAGCTCCAGCTGGAGGAAATAAGAAGAcccaagagaagaaaaaagagaagatcATTGAG GATAAAACATTtggactgaaaaataaaaagggagCTAAACAACAGAAGTTTATCAAAGCTGTGACACAGCAGGTCAAGTATGGACAGCAGAATCCACGGCAG gtTGCTGCTGCTGAAgctgaaaagaacaaaaagaaggaTGACAAGAAGAAGGAGTTGAACGAGTTGAATGAGCTCTTTAAGCCAGTGGTGGCAGCTCAGAAAGTCAGCAAAG GTGTTGATCCCAAGTCTGTGCTGTGTGCTTTCTTTAAGCAAGGCCAGTGTACCAAAGGTGATAAGTGTAAATTCTCTCATGACCTTACCTTGGAGAGGAAATGTGAGAAAAGAAGCTTGTATGTGGATGGCAGAGATGAAGATCTGGAGAAAG ACACCATGGATACTTGGGATGAAAAGAAACTTGAGGAGGTGGTGAACAAGAAACATGGAGAAGCTGAAAAGAAGAAAGCAAAGACCCAAATT GTGTGCAAGTATTTCCTTGATGCTATCGAAAACAACAAATACGGCTGGTTTTGGGTTTGTCCTGGTGGAGGTGACAACTGTATGTACCGTCACGCTCTTCCTGTGGGCTTCGttctgaagaaagacaaaaagaaagaagagaagaatgAGGAGGAAATCTCGCTGGAGGATTTGATAGAGACTGAG CGCTGTGCTCTTGGAGCAAATGTCACCCGAATTACTCTGGAAACATTCTTGGCctggaagaaaaggaaaaagcaaGAGAAACTGGCTAAAGCAGAGCAGGACATGGAGAGAAAGAAAGCTGACTTCAAAGCTGGCAGAGCATATGGG GTCAGTGGAAGAGAAGTGTTTGAGTTCAGACCTGAGCTTGTTGACGATGACGATGAGGAGGCTGATGATACTAAATATTCTGAAGATGATGACACTGAGGTTTCTAACggg ATGGAGGACACAGAGGAGGTTCAGGACATTGACATTGCTAGATTTATCCCTAAAGAAGTGGATTATGCAGGTATAACGGTGGCATCAGCAGACCGGTTTACTGCCAAAGCTCCTACAACAAATGACACGGATG ACAATAAATTGAGCGAGGCATCAGGCGGAGCTGTGGAGAACGGAGAGCTTGACCAGGACCAGACGCTGGAGGATGGAGAAACCAATGAGGAGGAGTCAGAGGCGGTGCCAGTAGATGAGAACCTCTTCACCGGGGAGGATCTAGACGAACTGGAGGAGGAGCTCAACACACTGGACCTGGACGAGTGA